A portion of the Punica granatum isolate Tunisia-2019 chromosome 7, ASM765513v2, whole genome shotgun sequence genome contains these proteins:
- the LOC116212679 gene encoding galactinol synthase 1-like — MAPDLTNAATATKPTAIVASPPTRAYVTFLAGNGDYVKGVVGLMKGIRKVGSKYPLVVAILPDVPEEHRQILVDQGCIVREIEPVYPPENQTQFAMAYYVINYSKLRIWEFVEYEKMIYLDGDIQVYENIDHLFDLPDGQFYAVMDCFCEKTWSHTPQYRIGYCQQCPDKVQWPGAELGPPPALYFNAGMFVYHPSLATYDDLLKTVKVTPPTPFAEQDFLNMYFRDIYRPIPPIYNLVLAMLWRHPENIDLDKVKVVHYCAAGSKPWRYTGKEMNMDREDIKMLVKKWWDVYEDESLDYKNYVAPAVEIEPMNLQPFLEAMSEAGAINYATAPSAA, encoded by the exons ATGGCCCCTGACCTAACCAACGCAGCCACTGCCACCAAGCCCACCGCCATCGTCGCTAGTCCACCAACCCGTGCCTATGTCACGTTCCTTGCCGGGAACGGGGACTATGTGAAGGGGGTGGTGGGGCTGATGAAGGGCATAAGGAAAGTGGGGAGCAAGTACCCCCTCGTGGTGGCAATCCTGCCGGATGTGCCCGAGGAGCACCGCCAGATTCTCGTGGACCAGGGTTGCATCgttcgggagatcgagccggTTTACCCTCCCGAGAACCAGACCCAGTTCGCCATGGCCTATTATGTCATCAACTACTCCAAGCTCCGAATCTGGGAG TTCGTGGAGTATGAAAAGATGATATACCTAGACGGCGACATCCAAGTCTACGAGAACATCGACCACCTATTCGACCTCCCCGATGGCCAGTTCTACGCCGTGATGGACTGCTTCTGCGAGAAGACCTGGTCCCACACCCCACAGTACCGGATTGGGTACTGCCAGCAGTGCCCGGACAAGGTCCAGTGGCCAGGGGCCGAGCTGGGACCGCCCCCTGCCCTCTACTTCAATGCCGGCATGTTCGTGTACCATCCAAGCCTTGCTACATACGACGACCTCCTCAAGACCGTCAAGGTCACCCCTCCAACGCCCTTCGCGGAGCAGGACTTCCTCAACATGTACTTCAGGGACATCTACCGTCCGATCCCCCCTATTTACAACCTCGTGCTAGCCATGTTGTGGAGGCACCCTGAGAATATTGACCTCGATAAGGTCAAGGTCGTGCACTACTGTGCTGCCGGTTCAAAGCCATGGAGGTATACCGGAAAGGAGATGAACATGGACCGCGAAGACATTAAGATGCTTGTGAAGAAGTGGTGGGACGTCTACGAGGACGAGTCCTTGGACTACAAGAACTACGTAGCACCTGCAGTAGAGATCGAGCCCATGAACTTGCAGCCATTCTTGGAGGCCATGTCGGAGGCTGGTGCCATTAATTACGCAACCGCCCCATCGGCTGCTTAG
- the LOC116212619 gene encoding galactinol synthase 1-like → MAPDLTNAATATKPTAIVTSPPTRAYVTFLAGTGDYVKGVVGLMKGLRKVGSKYPLVVAILPDVPEEHRKILVDQGCIVREIVPVYPPENQTQFAMAYYVINYSKLRIWEFVEYEKMIYLDGDIQVYENIDHLFDLPDGQFYAVMDCFCEKTWSHTPQYQIGYCQQCPDKVQWPEAELGPPPALYFNAGMFVYQPSLATYDDLLKTVKVTPPTPFAEQDFLNIYFRDIYRPIPPIYNLVLAMLWRHPENVDLDKVKVVHYCAAGSKPWRYTGKEANMDREDIKMLVKKWWDVYDDESLDYKNYVAPAVEIEPMNLQPFVEAMSEALYVTAPSAA, encoded by the exons ATGGCTCCTGATCTCACCAATGCCGCCACTGCCACCAAGCCGACTGCCATCGTCACGAGTCCACCAACCCGTGCCTATGTCACGTTCCTTGCTGGGACCGGTGACTATGTGAAGGGGGTGGTAGGGCTGATGAAGGGCCTAAGGAAAGTGGGGAGCAAGTACCCCCTCGTGGTGGCGATCCTGCCAGATGTGCCCGAGGAGCACCGCAAGATCCTGGTGGATCAGGGGTGCATTGTCCGGGAGATTGTGCCCGTCTACCCACCGGAGAACCAGACCCAGTTTGCCATGGCCTATTATGTCATCAACTACTCCAAGCTCCGAATCTGGGAG TTCGTGGAGTATGAAAAGATGATCTATCTAGACGGCGACATCCAAGTCTATGAAAACATTGACCACCTATTCGACCTCCCTGATGGCCAGTTCTACGCCGTGATGGACTGCTTCTGTGAGAAGACCTGGTCCCACACTCCACAGTACCAGATCGGGTACTGCCAGCAGTGCCCGGACAAGGTCCAGTGGCCCGAAGCTGAGCTGGGCCCGCCCCCTGCCCTCTACTTCAACGCGGGCATGTTCGTGTACCAGCCAAGCCTCGCTACATACGACGACCTCCTCAAGACCGTCAAGGTCACCCCTCCAACGCCCTTCGCGGAGCAGGACTTCCTCAACATTTACTTCAGGGACATATACCGTCCCATCCCCCCGATCTACAACCTTGTGCTAGCCATGTTGTGGAGGCACCCTGAGAATGTCGATCTCGATAAGGTCAAGGTTGTGCACTACTGTGCTGCAGGTTCGAAGCCATGGAGGTACACTGGAAAGGAGGCGAACATGGACCGTGAAGACATTAAGATGCTTGTGAAGAAGTGGTGGGACGTCTACGACGACGAGTCCTTGGACTACAAGAACTACGTAGCACCTGCAGTCGAGATCGAGCCCATGAACTTGCAGCCATTTGTGGAGGCCATGTCGGAGGCACTATATGTAACCGCCCCATCGGCTGCTTAG